A stretch of the Arachis stenosperma cultivar V10309 chromosome 6, arast.V10309.gnm1.PFL2, whole genome shotgun sequence genome encodes the following:
- the LOC130935608 gene encoding AP2-like ethylene-responsive transcription factor At2g41710 isoform X1 has product MCLFSTGAYDDEEAAARAYDLAALKYWGPGTLINFPVTDYTRDLDEMQNVSREEYLASLRRKSSGFSRGISKYRALSSRWEPYGRIAGSDYFNSMQYGDDSAAESDYMSGFCIERKIDLTSHIKWWASNKNRQPDSGTRLSEEKKHGFAGDVCSELKTLEQKVQPTEPYQMPKLGQPHNEKKHKSSSGSALSILSQSAAYKSLQEKAAKRQENSTENDENENKNIVNKLDHGKAVEKSSNHEDGNDRLDIAMGMSGALSLQRNVYPLTPFLSAPLLTAYNSVDPLGDPVLWTSIVPILPAGMISRTAEVTKTETSSTYTMFQPEE; this is encoded by the exons ATGTGTTTGTTTTCAACAGGAGCTTATGATGATGAGGAGGCAGCAGCTAGAGCATATGATCTTGCTGCTTTGAAATACTGGGGTCCAGGAACGCTTATTAACTTCCCA GTGACTGATTATACAAGAGATCTTGATGAAATGCAAAATGTTTCCAGGGAGGAATACCTTGCGTCTTTGCGTCG GAAGAGCAGTGGTTTTTCAAGAGGAATATCAAAATACCGTGCCCTCTCCAG TCGATGGGAGCCGTATGGTCGTATAGCAGGATCAGATTACTTCAATAGCATGCAGTATG GTGATGATTCAGCAGCAGAAAGTGACTACATGAGTGGTTTTTGCATAGAAAGAAAGATTGATTTAACAAGTCACATCAAATGGTGGGCATCTAACAAAAATCGACAACCTGATAGTGGGACAAGATtatcagaagaaaagaaacacgGATTTGCTGGAGATGTTTGTAGTGAACTTAAGACACTGGAGCAGAAAGTGCAACCTACTGAGCCATACCAAATGCCAAAGTTAGGTCAGCCTCACAATGAGaaaaaacataaaagttctTCAGGATCTGCCTTAAGTATTTTGTCACAGTCAGCTGCTTACAAGAGTTTGCAAGAGAAAGCAGCAAAGAGACAGGAGAATAGTACAGAAAATGATGAGAATGAAAACAAGAATATAGTCAATAAGTTGGATCATGGCAAAGCAGTTGAGAAATCATCAAATCATGAGGATGGAAATGACCGACTTGACATTGCAATGGGAATGAGCGGAGCTTTGTCACTTCAAAGAAACGTTTACCCGTTGACTCCATTCTTGTCTGCCCCACTCTTGACGGCCTACAACTCTGTGGATCCATTGGGAGATCCCGTTCTGTGGACATCTATTGTTCCCATACTTCCAGCTGGCATGATTTCTCGCACAGCTGAG GTTACCAAGACTGAGACTAGTTCAACATACACTATGTTTCAGCCAGAGGAATGA
- the LOC130935608 gene encoding AP2-like ethylene-responsive transcription factor At2g41710 isoform X2: MPVYLGAYDDEEAAARAYDLAALKYWGPGTLINFPVTDYTRDLDEMQNVSREEYLASLRRKSSGFSRGISKYRALSSRWEPYGRIAGSDYFNSMQYGDDSAAESDYMSGFCIERKIDLTSHIKWWASNKNRQPDSGTRLSEEKKHGFAGDVCSELKTLEQKVQPTEPYQMPKLGQPHNEKKHKSSSGSALSILSQSAAYKSLQEKAAKRQENSTENDENENKNIVNKLDHGKAVEKSSNHEDGNDRLDIAMGMSGALSLQRNVYPLTPFLSAPLLTAYNSVDPLGDPVLWTSIVPILPAGMISRTAEVTKTETSSTYTMFQPEE, from the exons ATGCCAGTTTACTTGG GAGCTTATGATGATGAGGAGGCAGCAGCTAGAGCATATGATCTTGCTGCTTTGAAATACTGGGGTCCAGGAACGCTTATTAACTTCCCA GTGACTGATTATACAAGAGATCTTGATGAAATGCAAAATGTTTCCAGGGAGGAATACCTTGCGTCTTTGCGTCG GAAGAGCAGTGGTTTTTCAAGAGGAATATCAAAATACCGTGCCCTCTCCAG TCGATGGGAGCCGTATGGTCGTATAGCAGGATCAGATTACTTCAATAGCATGCAGTATG GTGATGATTCAGCAGCAGAAAGTGACTACATGAGTGGTTTTTGCATAGAAAGAAAGATTGATTTAACAAGTCACATCAAATGGTGGGCATCTAACAAAAATCGACAACCTGATAGTGGGACAAGATtatcagaagaaaagaaacacgGATTTGCTGGAGATGTTTGTAGTGAACTTAAGACACTGGAGCAGAAAGTGCAACCTACTGAGCCATACCAAATGCCAAAGTTAGGTCAGCCTCACAATGAGaaaaaacataaaagttctTCAGGATCTGCCTTAAGTATTTTGTCACAGTCAGCTGCTTACAAGAGTTTGCAAGAGAAAGCAGCAAAGAGACAGGAGAATAGTACAGAAAATGATGAGAATGAAAACAAGAATATAGTCAATAAGTTGGATCATGGCAAAGCAGTTGAGAAATCATCAAATCATGAGGATGGAAATGACCGACTTGACATTGCAATGGGAATGAGCGGAGCTTTGTCACTTCAAAGAAACGTTTACCCGTTGACTCCATTCTTGTCTGCCCCACTCTTGACGGCCTACAACTCTGTGGATCCATTGGGAGATCCCGTTCTGTGGACATCTATTGTTCCCATACTTCCAGCTGGCATGATTTCTCGCACAGCTGAG GTTACCAAGACTGAGACTAGTTCAACATACACTATGTTTCAGCCAGAGGAATGA